Proteins from a single region of Cupriavidus sp. MP-37:
- a CDS encoding carbonic anhydrase: protein MNTKLPLFTVCTALLAPAAWAGNEHPHWSYTGPTGTSHWAELDQAYQTCALGKHQSPIDIRTRKTHAADLKPIGFGYAAAPGTVVNNGHTVQVNLPAAGQIELDGVPYKLLQFHFHTPSEEKINGKTYPLVAHLVHQNAEGKLAVVAVLFKSGRENAALKPVFASLPASAGESRELPAPLDVAALLPAQQAYWSFTGSLTTPPCSEDVRWQVLKTPVEVSPAQLAAFRRLYRMNARPVQPLNGRTVQASR from the coding sequence ATGAACACCAAGCTGCCGCTTTTCACGGTTTGCACCGCCTTGCTCGCACCGGCCGCATGGGCCGGCAATGAACACCCGCACTGGAGCTACACCGGCCCCACCGGCACCAGCCACTGGGCCGAACTGGACCAGGCCTACCAGACCTGCGCGCTGGGCAAGCACCAGTCGCCCATCGACATCCGCACCCGCAAGACACACGCCGCGGACCTGAAGCCGATCGGCTTCGGCTACGCCGCCGCGCCCGGCACCGTGGTCAACAACGGCCATACCGTGCAGGTCAACCTGCCCGCGGCGGGACAGATCGAACTCGATGGCGTGCCCTACAAGCTGTTGCAGTTCCACTTCCATACGCCTAGCGAAGAGAAGATCAACGGCAAGACCTATCCGCTGGTGGCGCACCTGGTGCACCAGAATGCCGAGGGCAAGCTGGCGGTGGTGGCCGTGCTGTTCAAGTCGGGCCGCGAGAACGCCGCGCTCAAGCCGGTCTTTGCCAGCCTGCCGGCCAGCGCCGGCGAGTCGCGTGAACTGCCTGCGCCGCTGGACGTCGCGGCCCTGCTGCCGGCGCAGCAGGCCTATTGGTCCTTCACCGGTTCGCTGACGACGCCGCCGTGCAGCGAAGACGTGCGCTGGCAGGTGCTCAAGACCCCCGTGGAAGTCTCGCCGGCGCAGCTGGCGGCGTTCCGCCGCTTGTATCGGATGAACGCGCGGCCGGTGCAGCCGTTGAACGGAAGGACGGTGCAAGCGAGCCGCTGA
- a CDS encoding cytochrome P450, which translates to MNQSPIAATAQSAGIDPLSAVTHPGPYPYYRELAASRPFFRDARLGLWVAAGPREVAAVLAHADCRVRPPAQPVPPALAGTAAGELFGRLVRMNDGAAHAPLKALLMPMLAAVDPVQAAQQAAAMAQVLDAGDGARTAMPAASVNRWLFALPVVALASVLGLPMARDRGTAVEVAQQVAAFAAAQSPLADTDTVRAGAEAARWLGTWLASALASSVAADGPLPVLQQAAQAAGIEAQAVAANIIGLLVQACEAAAGLAGNTLLWLGRDPSAGGMPLQGVVARVAQDDPPVQNTRRFLAADTELCGHAVKAGDTVLVLLAAASCSGLADDARAWTFGHGRHACPGDRLAQALAAATVSALCARGADPYALARAFRYRPSLNARIPHFL; encoded by the coding sequence ATGAACCAGAGCCCCATTGCAGCGACGGCGCAGAGCGCCGGGATCGACCCGCTCAGCGCCGTCACCCATCCCGGCCCGTATCCGTATTACCGGGAACTGGCCGCCAGCCGGCCCTTCTTCCGCGATGCCCGGCTGGGCTTGTGGGTGGCGGCCGGACCGCGTGAAGTCGCGGCCGTGCTGGCACACGCCGACTGCCGCGTGCGGCCGCCCGCGCAGCCGGTGCCGCCGGCCCTGGCCGGCACCGCTGCCGGTGAACTGTTCGGCCGCCTGGTCCGGATGAACGATGGCGCCGCGCATGCGCCGCTGAAGGCGCTGCTGATGCCGATGCTGGCGGCGGTGGATCCGGTCCAGGCCGCGCAGCAGGCCGCCGCGATGGCGCAGGTGCTGGATGCCGGCGACGGCGCGCGCACGGCCATGCCGGCCGCGTCGGTCAACCGCTGGCTCTTTGCCTTGCCGGTCGTCGCGTTGGCATCCGTGCTCGGCCTGCCGATGGCGCGCGACCGTGGCACGGCGGTCGAGGTCGCGCAACAGGTTGCCGCGTTTGCCGCCGCCCAGTCGCCGCTGGCGGACACGGACACCGTGCGCGCCGGCGCCGAGGCTGCGCGGTGGCTGGGCACATGGTTGGCTTCGGCGCTGGCCAGCAGCGTCGCGGCTGACGGACCGCTGCCAGTGCTGCAGCAAGCGGCACAGGCCGCCGGTATCGAAGCGCAGGCCGTCGCCGCCAATATCATCGGCTTGCTGGTCCAGGCCTGCGAAGCGGCAGCGGGGCTCGCGGGCAATACTCTGCTGTGGCTGGGCCGCGATCCATCCGCCGGCGGTATGCCGTTGCAAGGCGTGGTGGCGCGCGTCGCGCAGGACGACCCGCCGGTGCAGAATACGCGCCGATTTCTTGCCGCGGATACCGAGCTTTGCGGCCATGCCGTCAAGGCCGGCGACACGGTGCTGGTGCTGCTGGCCGCGGCGTCATGCAGCGGCCTTGCCGACGATGCGCGGGCGTGGACCTTCGGCCATGGCCGCCATGCTTGCCCCGGCGACCGGCTGGCGCAGGCGCTGGCTGCGGCGACGGTGTCGGCGCTATGCGCGCGTGGCGCCGATCCCTACGCGCTGGCGCGCGCCTTCCGCTATCGTCCGTCGCTGAATGCGCGCATTCCCCATTTCCTTTGA
- a CDS encoding sulfite exporter TauE/SafE family protein, translating into MTMESIGAQAAFIGLTFLLAGFVKGVVGLGLPTVAVGMLGLVMPPAQAAALLVAPSMVTNVVQLFSGPRFGLLVRRLWPMLAAICAGTWLCAALVPAGMMTHATSALGVALVLYAVVGLAAVKLTVPSGAERWLGPLVGLVTGGITAVTGVFVIPAVPYLQGLGLDKESLVQALGLSFTVSTIALAVSLALGGALLHMPVLGASALALVPALGGMFLGQWLRHRISAERFRKLFFCGLLVLGGELAMRGLG; encoded by the coding sequence ATGACCATGGAATCGATCGGCGCGCAGGCCGCGTTTATCGGCCTGACCTTCCTGCTGGCAGGCTTCGTCAAGGGCGTTGTGGGGTTGGGCCTGCCCACGGTCGCGGTGGGCATGCTGGGGCTGGTGATGCCGCCCGCGCAGGCCGCGGCGCTGCTGGTGGCGCCGTCGATGGTGACCAACGTGGTGCAGCTGTTCAGCGGCCCGCGTTTCGGCCTGCTGGTGCGGCGGCTGTGGCCGATGCTGGCGGCGATCTGCGCCGGCACATGGCTGTGCGCGGCACTGGTGCCGGCCGGCATGATGACGCACGCGACTTCCGCGCTGGGCGTGGCGCTGGTGCTGTACGCGGTGGTGGGGCTGGCGGCGGTGAAGCTGACGGTGCCGTCCGGTGCGGAACGCTGGCTCGGGCCGCTGGTCGGGCTGGTCACTGGCGGCATCACCGCGGTGACGGGCGTGTTCGTGATTCCGGCCGTGCCCTACCTGCAGGGGTTGGGGCTGGACAAGGAGAGCCTAGTGCAGGCGCTGGGGCTGTCGTTCACGGTGTCGACCATCGCGCTGGCGGTCAGCCTGGCGCTGGGCGGGGCGCTGCTGCATATGCCGGTACTGGGCGCGTCGGCGCTGGCGCTGGTGCCCGCGCTGGGCGGCATGTTCCTCGGCCAGTGGCTGCGCCACCGGATCAGCGCGGAGCGCTTTCGCAAGCTGTTTTTCTGCGGGTTGCTGGTGTTGGGTGGGGAACTGGCGATGCGGGGGTTGGGGTGA
- a CDS encoding antibiotic biosynthesis monooxygenase, with translation MIAVIFEVEPAPGRQDTYLDIAAHLRPQLEAIDGFISVERFQSLTNPNKLLSLSFFRDEAAVIAWRNTLAHRQAQAAGRSGVFAGYRLRVAQVLRDYGLDAREQAPADSRAVHDRAAD, from the coding sequence ATGATCGCAGTCATCTTCGAGGTCGAGCCCGCACCGGGCCGGCAGGACACCTACCTCGACATCGCCGCGCACCTGCGCCCGCAGCTCGAGGCCATCGATGGCTTTATCTCGGTGGAGCGCTTCCAGAGCCTGACCAACCCCAACAAGCTGCTGTCGCTGTCGTTCTTCCGCGACGAGGCCGCGGTGATCGCGTGGCGCAATACGCTGGCGCACCGCCAGGCGCAGGCCGCCGGGCGCAGCGGCGTGTTTGCCGGCTACCGGTTGCGCGTGGCGCAGGTGCTGCGCGACTACGGGCTCGATGCGCGCGAGCAGGCGCCGGCGGACAGCCGCGCGGTGCACGACCGCGCCGCTGACTGA